A region of Ferruginibacter albus DNA encodes the following proteins:
- a CDS encoding anthranilate synthase component I family protein has protein sequence MKKIEIETSVKKMLADVFTPVGIYLRLRDRFRDTILLESTDFHASENSYSFIGVNAIAGIEVKTPQLIEYKLPGQQPEKTNINNPMEVPDTLWSFMKRFDIKPSESKEAKFAQGLYGYTNYDAVQFFDTIKLHNEDVLDGVGGLRYRLYQYVIAINHFKDELFICENKIAGINSELDLLESLIKSKDVPTFPFKSNDDETSNLTNEEYVEMVKKGIASCYRGDVFQIVLSRRFQRSFTGDEFNVYRALRSINPSPYLFYFDYGDYKLMGSSPESQLIVEKGKAIVHPIAGTFKRTGDDQQDKVAAEALQKDEKENAEHVMLVDLARNDLSRMCSDVTVTQYKKTTYYSHVIHLVSEVTGTVNPGTNPFRMLAVSFPAGTLSGAPKYKAMQLIDEYENVARNYYGGAIGFIGFDGSCNHAIMIRTFLSKNNTLICQAGAGVVAASKPESELQEVNNKLNALKKAIELAQTI, from the coding sequence ATGAAAAAAATAGAGATAGAAACTTCGGTAAAGAAAATGCTGGCAGATGTGTTTACACCAGTAGGTATTTACCTGCGCTTGCGTGATCGCTTTCGTGATACTATTTTATTGGAAAGCACCGATTTTCATGCAAGTGAAAACAGCTATTCCTTTATTGGGGTAAATGCGATCGCCGGTATTGAAGTTAAAACCCCGCAATTAATAGAATATAAGTTGCCGGGACAACAGCCTGAAAAGACAAACATTAATAATCCTATGGAGGTGCCTGATACTTTATGGAGTTTTATGAAACGGTTTGACATAAAACCTTCCGAAAGCAAAGAAGCAAAATTTGCACAGGGCTTATACGGTTATACCAATTATGATGCCGTGCAGTTTTTTGATACCATCAAATTGCACAATGAAGATGTATTGGATGGAGTAGGAGGATTACGTTATCGCTTGTATCAATACGTTATTGCAATCAATCATTTTAAAGATGAATTGTTTATTTGCGAAAATAAGATTGCAGGGATTAATAGCGAATTGGATCTGTTGGAAAGTCTTATTAAAAGTAAGGATGTACCAACCTTCCCGTTCAAGAGTAATGATGATGAAACTTCTAATCTTACCAATGAAGAATATGTTGAAATGGTAAAGAAAGGAATCGCCAGTTGTTATCGCGGAGATGTGTTCCAGATTGTTTTGAGCCGCAGGTTTCAACGGTCATTCACAGGTGACGAATTTAATGTTTACAGGGCTTTACGCAGCATCAATCCAAGTCCTTATTTATTTTATTTTGATTATGGGGATTATAAACTGATGGGCTCTTCTCCGGAAAGTCAGTTGATCGTTGAAAAAGGGAAAGCTATTGTTCATCCTATTGCAGGAACCTTTAAAAGAACCGGAGATGATCAGCAAGATAAGGTTGCAGCAGAAGCATTACAGAAAGATGAAAAAGAAAATGCAGAGCATGTGATGTTGGTTGACCTGGCTCGTAATGATTTAAGCCGCATGTGCAGCGATGTAACAGTTACACAGTATAAAAAGACTACCTATTATTCACACGTTATTCATTTGGTAAGTGAAGTAACGGGAACGGTTAACCCCGGTACAAATCCGTTTAGAATGCTGGCGGTAAGTTTTCCTGCAGGTACATTGAGCGGTGCGCCAAAATATAAAGCCATGCAGTTGATCGATGAATATGAGAATGTGGCTCGTAACTATTATGGCGGCGCTATCGGGTTTATAGGGTTTGATGGAAGTTGTAATCATGCGATCATGATCCGCACTTTTTTAAGTAAGAATAATACATTGATATGCCAGGCAGGAGCAGGTGTAGTGGCAGCTTCTAAACCCGAAAGCGAATTGCAGGAAGTAAATAATAAGTTAAACGCATTGAAAAAAGCTATTGAATTGGCGCAAACTATATAA
- the trpD gene encoding anthranilate phosphoribosyltransferase: MKKILQYLFEHKTLSREKAKEILLDISKGVYNENEVTSFITVFLMRSIAIEELQGFRDALLELCVKVDMEGFEVMDIVGTGGDGKNTFNISTLSCFIVAGTGSKVAKHGNYGATSVSGASNVMEQLGYKFKNDANVLREEIERANICFLHAPLFHPALKAVGPIRKNLGVRTFFNMLGPLVNPASPKYQLIGVYNLEMARIYNYLLQQTGNAFTIIHALDGYDEISLTGDTKVFTNKGEQIIAPEIIGKKLVHAEDIVGGTTPEESAKIFLDIVKGKGTWSQNAVVLANSAMALQCTGKYKDYDECYQLAVESLESGKAYQSLQKLINA, encoded by the coding sequence ATGAAAAAGATACTTCAATATTTGTTCGAACATAAAACACTTTCCAGAGAAAAAGCAAAAGAAATTTTACTGGACATCTCTAAAGGAGTGTATAATGAAAATGAAGTTACGTCCTTCATAACGGTATTCCTTATGCGAAGTATTGCCATTGAGGAATTGCAAGGTTTCAGAGATGCATTATTGGAATTGTGTGTTAAAGTAGATATGGAAGGCTTTGAAGTAATGGATATTGTCGGCACCGGGGGGGATGGGAAAAATACATTCAATATATCAACCTTAAGTTGTTTTATTGTTGCAGGCACCGGTAGTAAAGTAGCCAAGCATGGTAATTATGGTGCAACATCTGTTAGCGGCGCATCTAATGTAATGGAGCAATTGGGGTATAAATTTAAAAATGATGCGAATGTATTGAGAGAAGAAATAGAGCGGGCTAACATTTGTTTTTTACATGCGCCATTATTTCATCCTGCATTAAAAGCTGTCGGACCAATAAGAAAAAATTTAGGTGTTCGCACATTCTTTAACATGCTTGGACCATTGGTAAATCCTGCATCTCCCAAATACCAACTGATCGGGGTTTATAATTTAGAGATGGCAAGAATATATAATTACCTGTTGCAACAAACAGGCAATGCGTTTACCATTATTCATGCATTGGATGGTTATGATGAAATTTCTTTAACAGGAGATACAAAAGTGTTCACCAATAAAGGCGAACAAATAATTGCACCGGAGATCATCGGTAAAAAATTAGTACATGCCGAAGATATAGTAGGTGGTACTACTCCGGAAGAATCAGCAAAAATATTTTTAGATATAGTAAAGGGAAAAGGAACCTGGTCGCAGAATGCAGTGGTGCTGGCTAATTCAGCAATGGCATTGCAATGCACAGGGAAATATAAAGACTACGATGAATGCTATCAGCTTGCCGTTGAAAGTTTAGAAAGCGGCAAAGCTTATCAATCATTACAAAAATTAATTAACGCTTAA
- a CDS encoding NAD(P)-dependent oxidoreductase, translating to MTVTIFGATGTVGRQLVKQALFKGYKVIAFGRNVFTTDFPKDDNLELLQGALFDEEQVYDAVKGSNAVLSAIGGAFDGTDKARSLGMKNIINQMDKAGVERIVALGGMGILNADDGTLLIDGENYPQQYVPVGLEHKKAYEHLKASNLDWTFVCSPDIINADATGEFVVNADYPPTPNKYKINAGDLALFMVNELEKNEFIKLRVGISN from the coding sequence ATGACAGTTACAATATTCGGCGCAACAGGAACAGTAGGCAGGCAACTAGTAAAACAAGCTTTATTTAAAGGTTACAAAGTAATTGCGTTTGGAAGAAATGTTTTTACGACTGATTTTCCTAAGGATGATAACCTTGAATTATTACAAGGCGCTTTGTTTGACGAAGAACAAGTATATGATGCTGTGAAAGGTAGCAACGCTGTGCTTTCTGCAATTGGCGGCGCTTTTGACGGAACAGACAAAGCACGCTCCCTGGGAATGAAAAATATTATTAACCAAATGGATAAAGCAGGTGTTGAGCGTATTGTTGCTTTGGGAGGAATGGGAATTCTGAATGCGGATGACGGCACTTTACTAATTGATGGAGAAAACTATCCGCAACAATATGTGCCTGTTGGATTGGAACATAAAAAAGCCTACGAACATCTAAAAGCAAGTAATTTAGATTGGACATTCGTTTGCTCTCCTGATATCATCAATGCTGATGCAACAGGAGAATTTGTTGTAAATGCAGACTATCCCCCCACTCCTAATAAGTACAAAATAAATGCAGGCGATCTTGCCCTGTTTATGGTAAACGAATTAGAAAAAAATGAGTTCATTAAACTTCGGGTAGGAATATCGAACTAA
- a CDS encoding anthranilate synthase component II → MKILVFDNYDSFTYNLVHLVEKILHQKVDVYRNDEIALEKVKDYDKIILSPGPGVPQEAGLLLPLIKEYAPSKSILGVCLGHQAIGEAFGGKLTNLSTVYHGVATSCKLLDKNAPLFKGMPSEIEIGRYHSWVVDKKDFPAELEITAEDENGFIMALQHKKYDVQGVQFHPESVLTPDGETILRNWLK, encoded by the coding sequence ATGAAAATTTTAGTGTTCGATAATTACGATTCATTTACTTACAATTTGGTGCATTTGGTGGAGAAAATATTGCATCAGAAAGTGGATGTATATCGTAATGATGAAATTGCTTTAGAAAAAGTAAAAGATTACGATAAGATAATTTTATCACCGGGACCGGGCGTTCCGCAAGAAGCCGGCTTATTATTGCCTTTGATAAAAGAATATGCGCCTTCAAAATCTATATTGGGCGTATGTTTGGGGCACCAGGCAATTGGCGAAGCTTTTGGAGGTAAATTAACTAACTTAAGCACCGTATATCATGGAGTAGCCACCAGTTGTAAATTATTGGATAAGAATGCACCTTTATTCAAAGGGATGCCTTCTGAAATAGAGATCGGTCGTTATCATAGTTGGGTAGTTGATAAAAAAGATTTTCCTGCTGAACTGGAAATTACAGCAGAAGATGAAAATGGTTTTATCATGGCATTGCAACATAAAAAGTATGATGTGCAGGGAGTGCAATTTCATCCGGAGAGTGTGTTAACTCCTGATGGAGAAACAATTTTGAGAAACTGGCTGAAATAA